The Rattus rattus isolate New Zealand chromosome 8, Rrattus_CSIRO_v1, whole genome shotgun sequence genome contains the following window.
TTATTAGAGCCTCTCACAGTAACTCCTAAATAAGCGTTAGATTATAATGCTTTAATTCATCCTGCATACAGTTGAGCTAAGAGATCGTGAGAAGCCTGgcttcatattattattattattattattactattattattattattattattattaatggtgCAAACTGAGAGATACTGTCATAGCTCTGGTGGCATCTGCCTGTCAGGACTCAGTCCAGGGAAGAGACTCATGTTTCAACAACTTGctcagaggcaggaaaggggacgGTATCACCAATGATTTAACTTCAGAATCACTTCAGATACTCACTTTGttcagtctctctctcactcctctttctttctccctctccctcctccctccatccctcccacctctctccttttCAAAGACAGGATAGATTTGTGAGGACGGTGGTGATGCTTCTTTTTCTCCActggttttcttctctgtcaCACAGATTTCCCTCCCGAGAAGAATGACTGTCAAGAATTCCAATGTGACAGAGTTCATCCTCGCAGGTCTGACAGACCAGCCAGGACTCCGCctgcccctcttctttctctttctaggtTTCTACATGGTGACTGTGGTGGGGAACCTGGGCTTGATCTCCCTGATAGGGCTGAACTCTCACCTGCACACCCCTATGTACTTCTTTCTCTTCAATCTTTCTGTAGTAGATTTCTGTTATTCCTCCACCATCATCCCTAAAATGCTCATGAGTTTTATCTCAAAGAAGAACATCATCTCACACTCAGGGTGCATGACacagttgtttttcttctgtttctttgttgtctcTGAGTCCTTCATTCTGTCAGCCATGGCATATGACCGTTATGTTGCCATCTGTAACCCCCTGATGTACACAGTCACCATGTCTCCCCAGGTTTGTTTACTCCTTTTACTAGGAGCCTATGTGATGGGTTTCTCTGGGGCCATGGCCCATACAGGGAACCTAATGAATCTGACCTTCTGTGCTGACAACCTTGTCAACCACTTCATGTGTGACATCCTTCCCCTTCTCGAGCTCTCCTGCAACAGCACCTTCATAAATGAGCTGGTAATCTTTATTGTGGTGGCCTTTGATATTGGTGTGCCcattgtctccattttcatttcgtATGCCCTCATCCTCTCTAGCGTTCTTCGCATGCATTCCACGGAGGGCAGATCCAAGGCCTTCAGCACCTGCAGCTCCCACTTGATTGTGGTTTGTCTGTTCTTTGGTTCTGGGGCATTCATGTATCTCAAGCCACCTTCCATTTTGCCCCTTGACCAAGGAAAAGTTTCTTCCTTGTTTTATATGATTGTAGTGCCTATGTTGAACCCTCTGATCTATAGCTTGAGAAATAAG
Protein-coding sequences here:
- the LOC116906884 gene encoding olfactory receptor 8B12, with the protein product MTVKNSNVTEFILAGLTDQPGLRLPLFFLFLGFYMVTVVGNLGLISLIGLNSHLHTPMYFFLFNLSVVDFCYSSTIIPKMLMSFISKKNIISHSGCMTQLFFFCFFVVSESFILSAMAYDRYVAICNPLMYTVTMSPQVCLLLLLGAYVMGFSGAMAHTGNLMNLTFCADNLVNHFMCDILPLLELSCNSTFINELVIFIVVAFDIGVPIVSIFISYALILSSVLRMHSTEGRSKAFSTCSSHLIVVCLFFGSGAFMYLKPPSILPLDQGKVSSLFYMIVVPMLNPLIYSLRNKDVKVALRKTLGKKILS